The following are from one region of the Nicotiana tomentosiformis chromosome 7, ASM39032v3, whole genome shotgun sequence genome:
- the LOC104089853 gene encoding uncharacterized protein, which yields MRNIASCYNEHAIKVTDSYCSGPKNHVYLSPNLIPSIQNVVTCLYKAKLYTEKQFFIKITWCSLIEQGFSISISDYPCSSSKFTKNFKKIDKVKGSNIIECFNSIFNIFWDLSSATYEAGPEPINGFYVKVLVNSEVGLVLGDMEQEIEFKNSVSNIGTARFTLVSRSEHFSGSCIFATKVKFCDSGKCHDILIKCAGEEKKSANDIFKNSALSVTIDNKNVIQVKRLQWNFRGNQTIFLDGLLIDMMWDAHDWLFNSKSGFAMFMFRTRSGLDSRLWLEEKNLQQKEQEKVGFSLLICASKNPD from the coding sequence ATGAGAAATATAGCAAGTTGTTACAATGAACATGCTATAAAAGTAACAGATTCATATTGTTCAGGTCCAAAAAATCATGTTTACTTATCACCAAACCTAATTCCTTCAATCCAAAATGTTGTTACTTGTCTTTACAAAGCCAAACTCTACACAGAGAAGCAGTTTTTCATCAAAATCACATGGTGTAGCTTAATAGAACAAGGGTTCTCAATTAGCATAAGTGACTATCCTTGTTCTTCCTCCAAATTTACAAAGAATTTCAAGAAAATAGACAAGGTAAAAGGCTCAAATATTATTGAATGTTTTAACTCAATATTCAATATTTTCTGGGATCTCTCCAGTGCTACATATGAAGCAGGTCCTGAACCGATCAACGGGTTTTATGTAAAAGTCCTAGTGAATTCTGAGGTGGGGTTAGTACTAGGAGATATGGAACAAGAGATTGAGTTCAAGAATTCAGTTTCTAATATTGGAACGGCGAGATTTACATTGGTTTCAAGAAGTGAACATTTTTCGGGCAGTTGTATTTTTGCAACTAAGGTTAAGTTCTGTGACAGTGGAAAATGTCATGACATACTGATTAAGTGCGCAggagaagaaaaaaagagtgcaaatGACATATTCAAGAATTCAGCTTTGTCTGTTACAATTGATAATAAGAATGTTATACAAGTTAAGAGATTACAATGGAATTTTCGCGGAAATCAGACGATTTTTTTGGATGGATTGTTAATAGATATGATGTGGGATGCTCATGATTGGTTGTTTAATTCAAAATCTGGATTTGCTATGTTTATGTTTAGGACAAGGAGTGGTTTGGATAGTAGGTTGTGGTTAGAAGAGAAGAATTTGCAgcaaaaagaacaagaaaaagtTGGATTTTCTTTGTTGATTTGTGCTAGTAAAAATCCTGATTAA